One bacterium DNA segment encodes these proteins:
- a CDS encoding MerR family transcriptional regulator, whose amino-acid sequence MPRGTGKSGAKRGTKAGAKGSAKSGTKSSSAQDVDGIEPVDHEGDAAARTKLLASDKLYYRIGEVSKLTGVKAHVLRYWETEFRWMAPPKSRSKQRLYRKRDIEFVWLLKRLLWDERYTIAGARRRIQELGVEDALALLDQPPGTSATKSEVEAAVQAASSEQWVSFRAALDEMQSELVAIRGVLQEGS is encoded by the coding sequence ATGCCGCGAGGGACGGGGAAGTCGGGCGCAAAGCGCGGGACCAAGGCTGGTGCGAAGGGCAGCGCAAAGAGCGGGACGAAGAGTTCCTCCGCCCAGGACGTCGACGGGATCGAGCCCGTCGACCACGAGGGCGACGCCGCCGCGCGTACGAAGCTCCTCGCCTCCGACAAGCTCTACTACCGGATCGGCGAAGTCAGCAAGCTGACCGGCGTGAAGGCGCACGTCCTTCGGTACTGGGAGACCGAGTTCCGATGGATGGCGCCGCCGAAGAGCCGCTCCAAGCAGCGCCTCTATCGCAAGCGCGACATCGAGTTCGTCTGGCTCCTCAAGCGGCTGCTCTGGGACGAGCGCTACACGATCGCCGGTGCCCGTCGGCGCATCCAGGAGCTCGGCGTCGAGGATGCACTCGCGCTCCTCGACCAGCCGCCCGGCACGAGCGCGACGAAGTCCGAAGTCGAAGCCGCCGTGCAGGCCGCGAGCAGCGAGCAGTGGGTCTCGTTCCGCGCGGCCCTCGACGAGATGCAGTCGGAGCTCGTCGCGATCCGGGGAGTGCTGCAGGAAGGATCATGA
- the infC gene encoding translation initiation factor IF-3 translates to MVQPERDQTRVNERIRVREVRVIGADGEQLGVMPPEAALDIAREDGLDLVEVAANSRPPVCRIMDYGKFKYEQKKKGANKKTQSASLKEVKLRPGTDQHDLNFKLGNARKFLMAGDKVKVTVMFRGREMVHTYRGREQLNTVIEQLGPIAKVESTPRMEGRFMSMILVADREAVAEAKRAEEAGEVAEADAEETTEETATEAAATEETAAEEATTN, encoded by the coding sequence ATCGTTCAGCCCGAGCGTGATCAGACCCGGGTGAACGAGAGGATTCGAGTCCGTGAAGTCCGCGTCATCGGCGCCGACGGGGAGCAGCTCGGCGTGATGCCGCCGGAAGCCGCCCTCGACATCGCCCGAGAAGACGGTCTCGATCTGGTGGAGGTGGCCGCGAACTCGCGTCCGCCCGTCTGCCGGATCATGGACTACGGCAAGTTCAAGTACGAGCAGAAGAAGAAGGGTGCGAACAAGAAGACCCAGTCGGCGAGCCTCAAGGAGGTGAAGCTTCGACCGGGGACCGATCAGCACGACCTGAACTTCAAGCTCGGCAACGCGCGTAAGTTCCTCATGGCGGGCGACAAGGTGAAGGTCACGGTGATGTTCCGTGGTCGGGAGATGGTCCACACCTATCGCGGTCGCGAGCAGCTCAACACGGTGATCGAACAGCTCGGTCCGATCGCGAAGGTGGAGTCGACCCCCCGGATGGAGGGGCGCTTCATGTCGATGATCCTGGTCGCCGACCGCGAGGCGGTGGCGGAGGCCAAGCGCGCCGAAGAGGCGGGCGAGGTCGCGGAAGCGGACGCGGAAGAGACGACCGAGGAGACGGCGACCGAAGCGGCGGCCACGGAAGAAACCGCGGCAGAGGAAGCCACGACGAACTAG
- a CDS encoding DNA polymerase III subunit alpha gives MPKPFVHLHLHTQYSLLDGAIKHNPLFERAKSANMPAVAQTDHGNLFGTIEFYEKARANGVKPIIGCEAYFAGGSRFDRERKQREETGYDSVNHLLLLAMNNTGYANLMKLISKAYLEGFYYKPRIDWELLEQHHEGLICTSGCLSSPVSRAITAGELDKAWTLAEDFHRLFGDRYYLEVMRHGIQDQEIVNQELFKMKHDLGIPLVATNDAHYLEEHDHDDHDVLLCVGTAANVSDEKRFRFDGKGFYVKDGDAMLEVFHDHPDAVENTLEIAERCDVEIDMDTYHMPDYQVPSGKSLEEVMEEQAFSGLREKLGMEPDEPFEGDKGKAYVDRLHHELGVINKMGFPGYFLIVADFINYAKRNGIPVGPGRGSSAGSLVAYGMNITNVDPIEYDIIFERFLNPERISMPDIDVDFCMRGREQVIRWVADKYDGKVPERDEDDPRHELDGKYDEMRVAQIATFGTLQAKAAIRDVGRVLGMSFGDVDRIAKLVPEVLGIKLADAIDQSPELRAMMDSDSQVKRLVDTARSLEGLTRHASKHAAGVVIGTKPLIDMVPLYKDPKSGDVMTQYNMVNVEQVGLIKFDFLGLKTLTLMADAERMIRKKPGFEEFDVNAIPMDDEPTYDLLCGGDTEGVFQVESSGMTDLVLKLKPRTFREIIPLVALYRPGPLQSGMVDDYVARKNGVTKIEYLHSTIVDLTEETLGVIVYQDQVLQIAQKMAGYSLGEADLLRRAMGKKKPEVMQEQRKRFVDGSVANDIDKNEAGHVFDMIVEFAGYGFPKAHSTAYAYITYQTAFLKANHPAEYLASVLTIESVNHDRLSRYIAHVREKSIEILPPDVNESEQDFGVVDGAIRFGFAGIKNVGAGAIESVLEARAEGGPFESLFDFADRVDGKKVNRRVVEALVKCGAFDSLHPGRASVWASIETALERAARAQRDRAVGQESLFGGMSEAEGLDAPKLLEAADWGERERLSHEKELLGFYVTGHPLAEVAALLSRFTDTTALAAEGKAGREIRAGGLLTGLRETRTKRGQRMGFGQLEDLEGSFELVIFSEPFEQHVELLRMAKDGGGVEGEVGPIPLVIHGTLEEGDPPKILVRDVTRLDHAEEKLSASLRVRVQSPDVTRDRLIALRKLLGSHAGDCGVYLHITIPGESETVLGVGGIRGVAASEGLCREVDRLFGKPVTERAM, from the coding sequence ATGCCCAAGCCCTTCGTCCACCTCCACCTCCACACGCAGTACTCGCTCCTCGACGGGGCGATCAAGCACAACCCTCTCTTCGAACGAGCGAAGTCTGCGAACATGCCGGCGGTCGCCCAGACCGACCACGGCAACCTCTTCGGGACGATCGAGTTCTACGAGAAGGCGCGCGCCAACGGCGTGAAGCCGATCATCGGGTGCGAGGCGTACTTCGCCGGCGGCTCCCGCTTCGACCGCGAACGCAAGCAGCGCGAAGAGACCGGCTACGACTCGGTCAATCATCTGCTGCTGCTGGCGATGAACAACACCGGCTACGCCAACCTGATGAAGCTCATCTCGAAGGCGTACCTCGAGGGCTTCTACTACAAGCCGCGGATCGACTGGGAGCTGCTCGAGCAGCACCACGAAGGGTTGATCTGCACGTCGGGTTGTCTCTCGTCGCCGGTCTCGCGCGCGATCACGGCCGGGGAGCTCGACAAGGCGTGGACCCTCGCCGAGGACTTCCATCGTCTCTTCGGCGACCGCTACTACCTCGAGGTGATGCGCCACGGCATCCAGGACCAGGAGATCGTCAACCAGGAACTCTTCAAGATGAAGCACGACCTGGGGATCCCCCTGGTCGCGACGAACGATGCCCACTATCTCGAAGAGCACGATCACGACGACCACGACGTGCTCTTGTGTGTCGGAACGGCCGCCAACGTCAGCGACGAGAAGCGATTTCGTTTCGACGGCAAGGGGTTCTACGTCAAGGATGGCGACGCGATGCTGGAGGTCTTCCACGACCATCCGGACGCGGTCGAGAACACGCTCGAGATCGCGGAGCGGTGCGACGTCGAGATCGACATGGACACGTATCACATGCCGGACTACCAGGTCCCGTCCGGCAAGAGCCTCGAGGAGGTCATGGAGGAGCAGGCCTTCTCGGGCCTGCGCGAGAAGCTCGGCATGGAGCCGGACGAGCCCTTCGAGGGCGACAAGGGCAAGGCCTACGTCGACCGCCTCCACCACGAGCTCGGCGTCATCAACAAGATGGGCTTCCCGGGCTACTTCCTGATCGTCGCCGACTTCATCAACTACGCGAAGCGCAACGGGATCCCCGTCGGCCCCGGGCGCGGCAGCTCCGCGGGCAGCCTCGTCGCGTACGGCATGAACATCACGAACGTCGACCCGATCGAGTACGACATCATCTTCGAGCGCTTCCTGAATCCCGAGCGCATCTCGATGCCGGATATCGACGTCGATTTCTGCATGCGGGGCCGCGAGCAGGTGATCCGCTGGGTCGCCGACAAGTACGACGGCAAGGTCCCGGAGCGCGACGAAGACGACCCGCGCCACGAGCTCGACGGCAAGTACGACGAGATGCGCGTGGCGCAGATCGCGACCTTCGGGACGCTTCAGGCGAAGGCGGCCATTCGCGACGTCGGCCGCGTGCTCGGGATGAGCTTCGGCGACGTCGACCGGATCGCGAAGCTCGTGCCAGAGGTCCTCGGAATCAAGCTCGCGGACGCGATCGATCAGTCGCCGGAGCTCCGCGCGATGATGGATTCGGATTCCCAGGTCAAGCGACTCGTCGACACGGCCCGCAGCCTCGAGGGGCTCACACGCCACGCCTCGAAGCACGCCGCCGGCGTGGTGATCGGCACGAAGCCGCTGATCGACATGGTTCCGCTCTACAAGGATCCGAAGTCCGGCGACGTGATGACCCAGTACAACATGGTCAACGTCGAGCAGGTCGGCCTGATCAAGTTCGACTTCCTGGGGCTCAAGACACTCACGCTCATGGCGGACGCCGAGCGGATGATCCGCAAGAAGCCGGGCTTCGAGGAGTTCGACGTCAACGCCATCCCGATGGACGACGAGCCGACGTACGACCTGTTGTGTGGGGGCGACACCGAAGGCGTGTTCCAGGTGGAGTCCTCGGGCATGACGGATCTCGTGCTCAAGCTGAAGCCGAGGACCTTCCGCGAGATCATCCCGCTCGTCGCGCTCTATCGTCCGGGGCCGCTCCAGTCGGGCATGGTCGACGACTACGTGGCCCGGAAGAACGGCGTCACGAAGATCGAGTACCTCCATTCGACGATCGTGGACCTGACCGAGGAGACGCTCGGCGTCATCGTCTACCAGGATCAGGTGCTGCAGATCGCGCAGAAGATGGCGGGCTACAGCCTAGGCGAGGCGGACCTGCTCCGCCGCGCCATGGGCAAGAAGAAGCCCGAGGTGATGCAGGAGCAGCGCAAGCGCTTCGTCGACGGCTCGGTCGCGAACGACATCGACAAGAACGAGGCCGGCCACGTCTTCGACATGATCGTCGAGTTCGCGGGCTACGGATTTCCGAAGGCGCACTCGACCGCCTACGCCTACATCACGTATCAGACGGCCTTCCTCAAGGCGAACCATCCGGCGGAGTACCTCGCTTCGGTCCTGACGATCGAATCCGTGAATCACGACCGGCTCTCGCGCTACATTGCGCACGTCCGCGAGAAGTCGATCGAGATCCTGCCGCCGGACGTGAACGAATCCGAGCAGGACTTCGGCGTGGTCGACGGCGCGATCCGCTTCGGTTTCGCCGGCATCAAGAATGTCGGCGCCGGCGCGATCGAGTCGGTCCTCGAGGCGCGGGCGGAGGGCGGTCCCTTCGAGAGCCTCTTCGACTTCGCCGACCGCGTGGACGGCAAGAAGGTGAACCGGCGGGTGGTGGAAGCGCTCGTGAAATGCGGCGCCTTCGATTCGCTCCACCCCGGGCGCGCCTCGGTCTGGGCCTCGATCGAGACGGCGCTCGAACGCGCGGCGCGGGCCCAGCGGGACCGCGCGGTCGGGCAGGAGAGTCTCTTCGGAGGAATGAGCGAGGCCGAAGGGCTCGACGCACCGAAGCTGCTCGAGGCGGCGGACTGGGGGGAGCGGGAGCGACTGAGTCACGAGAAGGAGCTGCTCGGCTTCTACGTGACCGGCCACCCCCTGGCCGAGGTGGCCGCGCTGCTCTCCCGCTTCACGGACACCACCGCCCTCGCGGCGGAAGGCAAGGCCGGGCGCGAGATCCGGGCCGGCGGCCTGCTCACGGGACTCCGGGAGACGCGGACGAAACGAGGCCAGCGGATGGGCTTCGGCCAGCTCGAGGATCTCGAGGGCAGCTTCGAGCTCGTCATCTTCTCCGAGCCCTTCGAGCAGCACGTCGAGTTGCTCCGCATGGCCAAGGACGGCGGTGGGGTCGAAGGCGAGGTCGGTCCGATTCCCCTCGTGATCCACGGCACGCTCGAGGAGGGAGATCCGCCGAAGATCCTGGTGCGGGACGTGACGCGCCTCGACCACGCCGAGGAGAAGCTCTCCGCGAGCCTGCGCGTTCGCGTGCAGTCGCCGGACGTCACCCGGGATCGATTGATCGCCCTGCGCAAACTGCTGGGATCCCATGCGGGGGATTGCGGTGTCTATCTCCACATCACGATTCCCGGCGAGAGCGAGACCGTCCTGGGCGTCGGCGGCATCCGCGGCGTCGCCGCCTCCGAGGGGCTCTGCCGCGAGGTCGATCGGCTCTTCGGAAAGCCGGTGACCGAGCGGGCGATGTAG
- the rpmI gene encoding 50S ribosomal protein L35, whose protein sequence is MPKMKTHRGSAKRFSKTGTGKLKRNKSNRQHILTKKTTKRKRQLRQHDLVSAHDEPRVRRLLPYL, encoded by the coding sequence ATGCCCAAGATGAAGACCCACCGCGGGTCGGCGAAGCGGTTCAGCAAGACCGGAACGGGCAAGCTGAAGCGCAACAAGAGCAATCGTCAGCACATCCTGACGAAGAAGACGACGAAGCGGAAGCGTCAGCTGCGCCAGCACGATCTGGTGTCGGCGCACGACGAGCCGCGCGTACGTCGGCTTTTGCCTTATCTCTGA
- the guaB gene encoding IMP dehydrogenase, with the protein MTEPTTRPEIREGLTFDDVLLVPNASEVLPNDVDLRTRLTSTIELNTPLISAAMDTVTEHETAICMARNGGIGIVHKNLSVAEQAAEVDKVKRSESGMIVDPITMRPEQPIREALEVMSRFRISGVPVTRDGKAVGILTNRDLRFVKDVTAEISTVMTSEGLVTVEPGTTMERARELLHHHRIEKLLVVDGDGKLCGLITIKDIEKTERYPDACKDDLGRLRCGAAIGVGPDRLERCQALVDAGVDVVIVDTAHGHSAGVLETVRELASHFPELSLVGGNVATAEGAEALIKAGVSAVKVGVGPGSICTTRVVAGVGVPQFTAIRDASEVASRSGVPVIGDGGIKFSGDVVKGLAAGASTIMIGSLFAGTDESPGEVVLFQGRSYKVYRGMGSLGAMAAGSRDRYFQDEVSNDKLVPEGIEGRVPYRGSLSQSLHQLYGGLRSGMGYCGAPDLASLREGARFVRISSAGLHESHVHDVIVTKEAPNYRLE; encoded by the coding sequence ATGACCGAACCGACGACCCGGCCGGAGATCCGCGAAGGCCTGACCTTCGACGACGTTCTGCTCGTCCCGAACGCCTCCGAGGTCCTGCCGAACGACGTCGATCTACGCACCCGGCTCACTTCGACGATCGAGCTGAACACGCCGCTGATCTCGGCGGCGATGGACACGGTCACCGAGCACGAGACCGCGATCTGCATGGCGCGCAACGGCGGGATCGGGATCGTCCACAAGAACCTCTCGGTCGCCGAGCAGGCGGCCGAGGTCGACAAGGTCAAACGCTCCGAGTCGGGCATGATCGTCGACCCGATCACGATGCGTCCCGAGCAGCCGATCCGCGAGGCGCTCGAGGTGATGAGCCGCTTCCGGATCTCCGGCGTGCCGGTGACCCGCGACGGCAAGGCCGTCGGGATCCTGACGAACCGCGACCTGCGCTTCGTGAAGGACGTGACCGCCGAGATCTCGACCGTCATGACGAGCGAAGGGCTGGTGACCGTCGAGCCGGGGACCACGATGGAGCGCGCCCGGGAGCTGCTCCACCACCACCGGATCGAGAAGCTGCTCGTGGTCGATGGCGACGGCAAGCTCTGCGGCCTGATCACGATCAAGGACATCGAGAAGACCGAGCGCTATCCCGATGCCTGCAAGGACGACCTCGGTCGGCTGCGCTGCGGCGCGGCGATCGGCGTCGGGCCCGACCGGCTGGAGCGCTGCCAGGCGCTGGTGGACGCGGGGGTCGACGTCGTGATCGTGGACACCGCCCATGGGCATTCCGCCGGCGTGCTCGAGACGGTGCGCGAGCTCGCGAGCCACTTCCCGGAGCTCTCCCTCGTCGGCGGCAACGTGGCGACGGCCGAGGGCGCCGAGGCGCTGATCAAGGCCGGCGTGTCGGCCGTGAAGGTCGGCGTCGGGCCGGGCTCGATCTGTACGACGCGGGTCGTCGCCGGCGTGGGCGTTCCCCAGTTCACCGCGATTCGCGACGCCTCCGAGGTGGCGAGTCGCTCGGGGGTCCCGGTGATCGGTGACGGCGGGATCAAGTTCTCGGGCGACGTCGTGAAGGGACTCGCGGCCGGCGCCTCGACGATCATGATCGGCTCGCTCTTCGCCGGAACCGACGAATCGCCCGGCGAGGTCGTGCTCTTCCAGGGCCGCTCTTACAAGGTCTACCGGGGCATGGGCTCGCTCGGCGCGATGGCCGCCGGCAGCCGTGACCGCTACTTCCAGGACGAGGTGTCCAACGACAAGCTCGTCCCGGAAGGAATCGAGGGGCGCGTGCCGTACCGCGGGAGCCTCTCCCAGTCACTCCACCAGCTCTATGGCGGCCTCCGCTCGGGCATGGGCTACTGCGGCGCTCCGGATCTCGCCTCGCTCCGCGAGGGCGCCCGGTTCGTGCGGATCTCCTCCGCCGGGCTCCACGAGAGCCACGTCCACGACGTGATCGTGACCAAGGAGGCGCCGAACTACCGGCTCGAGTGA
- the guaA gene encoding glutamine-hydrolyzing GMP synthase — MTDSHSSRILILDFGAQYSQLIARRVRESQVYCELVPADVSLDRIKDFAPDGVILSGGPSSVLDPDSPDMDEGVLQLGVPVLGICYGLQLLVQKLGGQVESADDREYGRAELEIVDDDPLFDGLARDDEQVVWMSHGDRVLALPDDMHVIAKSGGSPFAAVRSTRGPYWGVQFHPEVVHTKGGVRMLENFVHGICGCDPSWTMSSFVDDTVESIRKQVGGKRAVCGLSGGVDSSVAAALVHRAIGDQLTCIFVDHGMMRKNERQEVEALFAEALGVELISVDASDRFLKALEGVSEPEKKRKIIGNMFIEVFDEVAARITEERGDVGFLVQGTLYPDVIESVSVKGKSVTIKTHHNVGGLPDDMKLDLVEPLRELFKDEVRAVGRELGLPARALGRHPFPGPGLGIRILGEVTPERLAPLREADAIMVEEIRQAGLYDEIWQALVVFLPVQSVGVMGDDRTYENVVAVRCVTSTDAMTADFAHIPYDVLGRISNRIINEVQGINRVVYDISSKPPATIEWE, encoded by the coding sequence ATGACCGACTCCCATTCCTCGCGGATCCTGATCCTCGACTTCGGCGCCCAGTATTCCCAGCTGATCGCGCGCCGGGTCCGCGAGAGCCAGGTCTACTGCGAGCTCGTCCCTGCCGACGTCTCGCTCGATCGCATCAAGGATTTCGCGCCGGACGGCGTGATCCTCTCCGGGGGCCCGTCCTCCGTCCTCGACCCGGATTCGCCGGACATGGACGAGGGCGTGCTCCAGCTCGGCGTCCCGGTGCTCGGGATCTGCTACGGGCTCCAGCTCCTGGTGCAGAAGCTCGGCGGCCAGGTCGAGTCCGCCGACGACCGGGAATACGGCCGCGCCGAGCTCGAGATCGTCGACGACGACCCGCTCTTCGACGGACTGGCCCGAGACGACGAGCAGGTCGTCTGGATGAGCCACGGCGACCGGGTGCTCGCGCTGCCCGACGACATGCACGTGATCGCGAAGTCGGGAGGCTCGCCCTTCGCCGCGGTGCGCTCGACGCGCGGCCCCTACTGGGGCGTGCAGTTCCACCCGGAGGTGGTCCACACGAAGGGCGGCGTCCGGATGCTCGAGAACTTCGTCCACGGCATCTGCGGCTGTGACCCGTCGTGGACGATGTCGAGCTTCGTGGACGATACGGTCGAGTCGATCCGGAAGCAGGTCGGGGGCAAGCGCGCGGTCTGCGGCCTCTCCGGCGGCGTCGATTCCTCCGTCGCGGCGGCGCTGGTCCACCGCGCGATCGGCGACCAGCTGACCTGCATCTTCGTCGACCACGGCATGATGCGAAAGAACGAGCGCCAGGAGGTCGAGGCACTCTTCGCCGAGGCGCTCGGCGTCGAGCTGATCTCGGTCGACGCGAGCGACCGCTTCCTCAAGGCCCTCGAAGGCGTCTCCGAGCCCGAGAAGAAACGCAAGATCATCGGCAACATGTTCATCGAGGTCTTCGACGAGGTCGCCGCCCGGATCACCGAGGAGAGAGGGGACGTCGGCTTCCTGGTCCAGGGCACGCTCTATCCCGACGTCATCGAGAGCGTTTCCGTCAAGGGCAAGTCGGTCACGATCAAGACCCACCACAACGTGGGCGGGCTGCCCGACGACATGAAGCTCGATCTCGTCGAGCCGCTTCGGGAGCTCTTCAAGGACGAGGTCCGCGCCGTCGGCCGGGAGCTCGGCCTCCCGGCCCGGGCGCTCGGGCGCCATCCCTTCCCGGGCCCGGGACTCGGGATCCGGATCCTGGGCGAGGTCACGCCGGAGCGGCTCGCGCCGCTCCGCGAAGCCGACGCGATCATGGTCGAGGAGATTCGGCAGGCCGGTCTCTACGACGAGATCTGGCAGGCCCTGGTGGTCTTCCTCCCGGTCCAGAGCGTGGGGGTGATGGGCGACGATCGGACCTACGAGAACGTCGTGGCCGTGCGCTGCGTGACGTCGACGGACGCGATGACCGCGGACTTCGCGCACATCCCCTACGACGTGCTGGGCCGGATCTCCAACCGGATCATCAACGAGGTCCAGGGGATCAACCGCGTCGTCTACGACATCTCGAGCAAGCCGCCGGCCACGATCGAGTGGGAATAG
- a CDS encoding integration host factor subunit alpha: MTKAEIVEQIYERVGFSKKEAAELVEKVFEIMKETLAEGEKVKISGFGNFVVREKNARKGRNPQTGQEILLDARRVLTFKPSLVLKNVLNETEVTDEDRAAEARQNDEA; this comes from the coding sequence ATGACCAAAGCCGAGATCGTCGAACAGATCTACGAGCGGGTGGGCTTCTCCAAGAAGGAGGCCGCGGAGCTCGTCGAGAAGGTGTTCGAGATCATGAAGGAGACCCTCGCCGAGGGCGAGAAGGTCAAGATCTCCGGCTTCGGCAACTTCGTCGTGCGCGAGAAGAACGCGCGCAAGGGGCGGAATCCCCAGACCGGGCAGGAGATCCTGCTCGACGCCCGTCGCGTCCTCACCTTCAAGCCCAGCCTCGTTCTGAAGAACGTCCTGAACGAGACCGAGGTGACCGACGAGGATCGCGCCGCGGAAGCGCGCCAGAACGACGAGGCCTAG
- the thrS gene encoding threonine--tRNA ligase, protein MRDAITVTLPDGKQLELAAGATVLDVAAEIGPGLAKAALAGRIDGQIVDLRAPLREDVALSIVTTKDETGGEVIRHSAEHVMADAVKRLFPNAQVDAGRTDHSEKFQYDFLVDEPFTPEDLEAIEKEMNSILSEGAEFSREVLSREAAADLFRSMGEELKLSRLADIPEDAEITVFRHGAFADLCRGPHVQSTKQIGAVKLLESSGTYFRGDESGPKLQRIYGTAFESKKALKSHLARLEEAKKRDHRRVGADLGLFHLDPLAPGSPFYLPKGMALYNELVRFVQDLYPKYGYKEVMTPQLFRSDLFKTSGHYDKFHDDMYWFEGSDEGEELGVKAMNCPGHCHLFSTGKRSYRELPIRWAEFSRLHRNERSGTLNGITRVRTFAQDDAHIYCEPEQVPQEIDSFFQMTAEIYDKLGVDGVEMAVSTRPDEFLGDPADWDVAEKALIEAVERAGFHCHIKEKDAAFYAPKVEADFKDVLGRAWTLATIQIDMAMPGRFGLKYVGRDGELHQPAMLHRAILGSLERFIGIYIEHTGGDFPFWLSPVQVVILPIADRHAPRAHELKSALAAKGVRAEVDDRSETLGFRIREGQTQKIPLTLVIGDDEVERGTVSPRLRKSKQANDAMSAEALVEALAQANAERRKAPLD, encoded by the coding sequence ATGCGTGACGCCATCACCGTCACGCTCCCCGACGGCAAGCAGCTCGAGCTCGCCGCCGGCGCGACCGTCCTCGACGTCGCCGCCGAGATCGGTCCGGGTCTCGCCAAGGCTGCGCTCGCCGGGCGGATCGACGGTCAGATCGTGGATCTCCGCGCGCCGCTCCGCGAGGACGTCGCGCTCTCGATCGTGACCACGAAGGACGAGACGGGCGGCGAGGTGATCCGCCACTCCGCCGAGCACGTCATGGCCGATGCGGTCAAGCGGCTCTTCCCGAATGCCCAGGTCGACGCCGGGCGAACCGATCACAGCGAGAAGTTCCAGTACGACTTCCTCGTCGACGAGCCCTTCACGCCGGAAGACCTCGAGGCGATCGAGAAGGAGATGAACTCGATCCTCTCCGAGGGCGCCGAATTCTCGCGCGAGGTCCTGTCCCGGGAAGCGGCGGCGGACCTGTTCCGGTCGATGGGCGAGGAGCTGAAGCTCTCGCGCCTGGCGGACATCCCCGAGGACGCCGAGATCACCGTCTTCCGCCACGGCGCCTTCGCCGACCTCTGCCGCGGGCCCCACGTCCAGTCGACGAAGCAGATCGGCGCCGTGAAGCTCCTCGAGTCGAGCGGGACCTACTTCCGCGGCGACGAGTCGGGGCCGAAGCTCCAGCGGATCTACGGCACGGCCTTCGAGAGCAAGAAGGCGCTGAAGAGCCACCTGGCGCGTCTCGAAGAGGCGAAGAAGCGCGATCACCGGCGTGTGGGCGCCGATCTCGGTCTCTTCCACCTCGACCCGCTCGCTCCGGGCTCGCCGTTCTACCTGCCGAAGGGCATGGCGCTCTACAACGAGCTCGTCCGCTTCGTCCAGGACCTCTATCCCAAGTACGGATACAAGGAGGTCATGACGCCGCAGCTCTTCCGATCGGACCTGTTCAAGACGTCGGGACACTACGACAAGTTCCACGACGACATGTACTGGTTCGAAGGCAGCGACGAGGGCGAGGAGCTCGGCGTCAAGGCGATGAACTGCCCGGGCCACTGCCATCTCTTCTCGACCGGCAAGCGCAGCTACCGCGAGCTGCCGATCCGCTGGGCCGAGTTCTCGCGTCTCCACCGCAACGAGCGAAGCGGCACCCTCAACGGGATCACCCGCGTCCGCACCTTCGCGCAGGACGATGCGCACATCTACTGCGAGCCCGAGCAGGTTCCGCAGGAAATCGACAGCTTCTTCCAGATGACGGCCGAGATCTACGACAAGCTCGGCGTCGACGGGGTCGAGATGGCGGTCTCGACGCGGCCCGACGAGTTCCTCGGCGATCCCGCGGACTGGGACGTGGCCGAGAAGGCGCTGATCGAGGCCGTCGAGCGGGCCGGCTTCCATTGCCACATCAAGGAAAAGGACGCGGCCTTCTACGCGCCCAAGGTCGAGGCGGACTTCAAGGACGTCCTCGGTCGCGCCTGGACGCTGGCGACGATCCAGATCGACATGGCGATGCCGGGGCGCTTCGGGCTCAAGTACGTCGGACGCGACGGCGAGCTCCACCAGCCCGCGATGCTCCACCGGGCGATCCTGGGCTCCCTCGAGCGCTTCATCGGGATCTACATCGAGCACACCGGCGGCGATTTCCCCTTCTGGCTGAGCCCCGTCCAGGTCGTCATCCTGCCGATCGCGGATCGCCACGCGCCCCGGGCCCACGAATTGAAGTCCGCACTCGCCGCGAAGGGGGTGCGTGCGGAAGTCGACGATCGGAGCGAGACTCTCGGGTTCCGGATCCGCGAGGGTCAGACCCAGAAGATTCCGCTCACCCTGGTGATCGGAGACGACGAAGTCGAGCGGGGAACGGTTTCCCCGCGTTTGAGAAAATCCAAGCAGGCCAACGACGCGATGTCGGCGGAGGCGCTCGTCGAAGCGCTCGCCCAGGCGAACGCCGAACGTCGCAAAGCTCCGTTGGACTGA
- the rplT gene encoding 50S ribosomal protein L20, whose protein sequence is MPRVKRGVPGAKRRKRVLKRAKGYFGARSKLHGVATEAVDKAEKYAYRDRRQRKREFRGLWIARINAAARQNGVSYSRLMAGLKAADIEVDRKVLAQLALEDPQGFAALAEKAKGSLQS, encoded by the coding sequence ATGCCGAGAGTGAAGCGGGGCGTCCCCGGCGCCAAGCGACGAAAACGAGTACTGAAGCGCGCGAAGGGCTATTTCGGCGCGCGCAGCAAGCTCCACGGCGTGGCGACCGAGGCCGTCGACAAGGCGGAGAAGTACGCCTATCGCGACCGTCGCCAGCGCAAGCGAGAATTCCGCGGTCTCTGGATCGCGCGCATCAACGCGGCGGCACGCCAAAACGGTGTTTCATACAGCCGCCTGATGGCCGGCCTGAAGGCGGCCGATATCGAAGTCGACCGGAAGGTCCTGGCTCAGCTGGCCCTCGAGGACCCGCAGGGCTTCGCGGCCCTGGCCGAGAAGGCCAAGGGCAGCCTCCAGTCGTGA